In a single window of the Pseudomonas sp. B21-015 genome:
- a CDS encoding PA4642 family protein translates to MRKDKKQVIGDEIGDAQIKLFLDFEPVDATSPSLHKLIKAYRGLRIDDFERFLTFFVEAGYELDGKDEHGNDFVALIKDQRNAAEYIELIDKARG, encoded by the coding sequence ATGCGTAAAGATAAGAAGCAAGTGATTGGTGACGAGATCGGCGATGCGCAGATCAAACTGTTCCTCGATTTTGAACCGGTCGACGCCACTTCACCGTCGCTGCACAAACTGATCAAGGCCTACCGCGGCCTGCGTATCGATGACTTCGAGCGTTTTCTGACGTTCTTTGTCGAAGCCGGCTATGAGCTGGACGGCAAGGATGAGCACGGCAATGATTTCGTCGCCCTGATCAAGGATCAACGCAACGCCGCCGAGTACATCGAGCTGATCGACAAGGCTCGCGGCTGA